The stretch of DNA CCGATCCTATTGCGCCTTTTTCTGTACTCGTGAAGATTCCGCTTGAAAATCCTTCTGTTTGTAAGACTTCTGAAAGATTGAAAGGGCTAGTAATGGGAAGTTGTACTGAACTGACACCAACTAGATCGACAGATTCTGTAGCGTTGATGGTGATATTACCTCCTTTACCTTGTCCGCCTGGAATTTCTCCTTGTTCTCGAAATACCAAAGCTTGTATCTGCGAACCGTTTGTGAGGGAAAGCGATCGCGTCTGAATCTTAACATCACCAGCATTCCCAACTGCGCCTGAAGACACGCTACTTAGGATTCCACTTGCATTATCAAGCGAAACATTGTCAGCTTGTACAAATATACTGCCAGCATTTCCTTGACCGAAAGTATTGGCAACAATTTGCGCACCATCGACTAAAGATAAATCCGTGGTTGTAACACTGATACTGCCAGCATTACCATTTGCCCCAATATTGACAGTACTAAAAATTCCACTACGTTCGCCATTATCAAATCCAGCAATAGTCACAGTATCACGAGCGTTAATTTCTATACTTCCTGCATCGCCTTGTCCAAAAGTTGCGGTAGATATTTGTGTTCCTTCTGTAACAAATAACGATTCAGTTTTGATGTAAATATTGCCACCACTACCATTAGAATCAGGACTGACAAAGTTACCAATTAAACTAAATTCACCTACAGTAACTTGCCCTGTCGCATCTAAGATAATATCTCCTGCTTGAGTATCAACAGAACCTAATTCAGGTTGTATACCTGCTATTAAAGCACCTCCTAAAAGATTGATATCTCGAGCGTTGATTGCAATGCTACCTCCACCTTCTCCCGCTACACTGATTCCTGCTTCATTTGTCAGTAATACATCTGCTCTTGCTACACCAGTAGGAAAACTTAAATCTAAGTTACTACCATTAACAGTTAGCTCAACTTCTCCTGCTTCAGCTAGTCCTCCAATCTCCACTCGACCGCCAGGAACCAATAAAACTCCACCATCAATCGTCACATCTCCACCTAGGAAGATTATGCTGTTACCTAGAGGAAAGTTAAGCAAGCTGGCAGATTGATAAATCGAGGAATTTTCTACAATTTGAGTGAAAAGAAACGCTGAAGGATTAACAGTGAGAAGTGGAACAGTGGTAGCGTTAGAAGTATCGAAAACTCCTCGATCGCCAAACCTAATCGCGTTTGCTGTGCTGGTAACAAATGATCCTTGTATATCTAATATTGCTTCTGAGCCAAATATAATTCCGTTGGGATTAATTAAAAATAAATTTGCGCTGCCTAATACACCAAGAAGTCCTAAGATACTAGAGGGATTTTTACCAGTTACGCGACTTAATATATTCTCAATTCCCTGAGGATTTGCAAAATAAATACTTCTTCCTGCATCTACATTAAATTCTTGGAAACTGTGAAATAGATTGATTCCACGCGTTGCACCTCCTGTAATTAAATCAATAGATGCAGGAGCAATGGAGGTAACAACTGATTTTTCACTTCCTAAGGTTTCATCAGGAACGATTTGTGCTGATGCTGGGGCAAGACAGAAGCTTTTGCTAAAAATTCCTATGAACAATAAAAATTTTATTTGTTTTAGATATACGGCAATTTTATTTGAAAATAGCAGAAAGTGCATAGGTTTGAAGATTTTTTATAAAAACTTAAGATGCTAGTTAATTAAGCACTAGCAATTAATGGTAGATATAATACGAATGCAAAAAAACAGCAAGGAAATTTAATTAGAAATAAAAAATATCCTAACTATATATCAGGCTTTAATACTGGAGATTGACAATGCGACGACACCGCAAAGTTGGTTATTTTTTGTTAATTATGTTTCTGAGTTACTTAACTTGCTTAGGTTGGGGTAATATACCTGTACTAGCTCAAATGCCGTATGCGCATCAATTTGTTCAACAGGGAATAAAGCGCTATCAAGCAGGAGATTATCAAGGGGCGATCGCACCTTGGCAACGGGCACTAATCTTATATCAAAAATCTAAAAACAATCAGCAAGAAGTAGCAATAGTAGCAGAAAATTTAGCCCGAACTTATCAGCAACTCGGTCAAAGTAACCAAGCAATTTCGTATTGGGAACAAGCGATCGCCTACTACCGCCCAATCAATCCGCAACAAACCGGAAGGCTAATGACTGAAAAAGCGCAATCGTACAGCAGCATTGGTCAAAACCGACAAGCGATCGCGCTATTGTGTGGAACAGTACAAAATCAAGAGTGTCTTCCTCAAACAGCGGTGACTATTGCCCGCGCGCACAACGATTTATTAGGAGAAGCCGCAGCCTGGGGAAGTTTAGGCGAAGCTTATCGCATCCGCGGTGATTATTTACAAGCAATTAATTATCTGCAAAACAGCTTAAAAATCGCTGAAGCCATTGCCAATCCACAGTTGCATATATCCGCTTTGAATAGCTTAGGAAATGCTTATAGTAATCTTGCACAAGTAGGCGATCGCCAGGCAAACTCAGCAGAAAAACTTGGCGATCGCGAACAAGCAAATCAACTACGACAACAAGCAGCAAGCAATACTACTAAAGCTTTAGAATATTTTCAAAACAGCCTTCAGTTAGCGCAGCAACAAAGCGATCGCACGCATCAAACGCATGCTTATATTAATTTAATTCCTTTATATTATCGTCAAGCGAACTATACTACCGCCGCGCAAACACATCAACAAGCACTTGCACTTTGGCAACAACTTCCTGACGATCGACACAAGATTTACGCTGCAATTAACCTTGCTAGGCTACAGCAACCCAATATAGATTCACCGCTAGAATGTTTGAATGCACAGGTTCAACCCAAGGCGATCGCGCTACTTGAACAAGCTGCTAGTATTGCCCAAAAAACTCAAGACAATCGTGCATTATCGTTTGCGATCGGAGAACTCGGTCATATTTACGAATGTCGTCAAGACTACGCGCAAGCATTAAAATTAACACAACAAGCACGCTGGGCGGCTGAACAAGACAAAGATAGTCTTTATCTGTGGGAATGGCAAACTGGCAGAATTTATCAAGCCCAACAGCAAAAGACGGCTGCCATTAATGCCTATGAAAAAGCAATTGCAACTATCGAAGCAATTCGCGATGAAATCCTAACAGCTAACCGCGATTTACAATTTGATTTTCGCGATACAGTTGAGCCAATTTATCGCGATTTAATTGCGCTAAAGCTAGATGCTGTTCCGCCTGCTGTTTTATTAGCAGCAACAGATGCAAACAATAAAAATCTGAGTTCTATTCTCTCAACGGCTAATTCACTTAAACTTGCAGAACTGCAAAATTATTTTGGCGATGACTGTGCTTTAAATGTTGTTAATCAGCAAGAAGTAGATATTGGTAGCATAGATAAAAATACTGCAATTTTTAGTTCTATAATTCTAGACAATC from Chroococcidiopsis sp. TS-821 encodes:
- a CDS encoding filamentous hemagglutinin N-terminal domain-containing protein — translated: MFIGIFSKSFCLAPASAQIVPDETLGSEKSVVTSIAPASIDLITGGATRGINLFHSFQEFNVDAGRSIYFANPQGIENILSRVTGKNPSSILGLLGVLGSANLFLINPNGIIFGSEAILDIQGSFVTSTANAIRFGDRGVFDTSNATTVPLLTVNPSAFLFTQIVENSSIYQSASLLNFPLGNSIIFLGGDVTIDGGVLLVPGGRVEIGGLAEAGEVELTVNGSNLDLSFPTGVARADVLLTNEAGISVAGEGGGSIAINARDINLLGGALIAGIQPELGSVDTQAGDIILDATGQVTVGEFSLIGNFVSPDSNGSGGNIYIKTESLFVTEGTQISTATFGQGDAGSIEINARDTVTIAGFDNGERSGIFSTVNIGANGNAGSISVTTTDLSLVDGAQIVANTFGQGNAGSIFVQADNVSLDNASGILSSVSSGAVGNAGDVKIQTRSLSLTNGSQIQALVFREQGEIPGGQGKGGNITINATESVDLVGVSSVQLPITSPFNLSEVLQTEGFSSGIFTSTEKGAIGSGGNIAINTGSLQVRNGAIVNAQTLNSSDGGQITINTSTFTATDGGQVLTVSRDRGKAGNITLTATDVTLSGSDPSFFERFERFGRDIVNNEGAASGLYASTDADSTGDGGTISLATGNLFVSDRAKISAQSLGTGIAGNISIRADESINADNGEIATSASQSVGGAINIVAGDIRLHGNSDIRTNVASGAGGGGNITISASSILAFDDSDILAFARDGQGGNITLNTPVFFAENFQPAAFNTNPDNLDGNNRVDINASGAVAGVVEIPDVSFIQNSLIDLPENLINTDTLIANSCIARTQQGGTFLITGTGSLPSRPRDSGSTFPTGSVQSIPDTSSRPWQLGDPIVEPQGVYRLANGRLLLSRECL
- a CDS encoding CHAT domain-containing protein, coding for MRRHRKVGYFLLIMFLSYLTCLGWGNIPVLAQMPYAHQFVQQGIKRYQAGDYQGAIAPWQRALILYQKSKNNQQEVAIVAENLARTYQQLGQSNQAISYWEQAIAYYRPINPQQTGRLMTEKAQSYSSIGQNRQAIALLCGTVQNQECLPQTAVTIARAHNDLLGEAAAWGSLGEAYRIRGDYLQAINYLQNSLKIAEAIANPQLHISALNSLGNAYSNLAQVGDRQANSAEKLGDREQANQLRQQAASNTTKALEYFQNSLQLAQQQSDRTHQTHAYINLIPLYYRQANYTTAAQTHQQALALWQQLPDDRHKIYAAINLARLQQPNIDSPLECLNAQVQPKAIALLEQAASIAQKTQDNRALSFAIGELGHIYECRQDYAQALKLTQQARWAAEQDKDSLYLWEWQTGRIYQAQQQKTAAINAYEKAIATIEAIRDEILTANRDLQFDFRDTVEPIYRDLIALKLDAVPPAVLLAATDANNKNLSSILSTANSLKLAELQNYFGDDCALNVVNQQEVDIGSIDKNTAIFSSIILDNQTAVIASFPNGNKKVVWLNQDSESLRREINEFRLGLESFFDEYDPQPAQKVYDWLIRPFTDELQQAQINTLVFIQDGILRSVPMAALHDGKQFLIQKYAVATTPGLSLTELTATNPQNLRALALGLTESVIIDGQEFAPLPHVQQEISEVQEQLKGTTPLLNAEFNRTRLQQELSKTTYPIIHIATHGVFGNASEATFLITGNQEKLTITELDALIRSTTKTTEPIELLTLTACQTAIGDDRAALGLAGVAVQAGAKSALASLWSIEDAATAQVAAQFYQSLTNSRMSKAQALQKAQLALIEGDKYAHPAYWAPYILIGNWL